From Salmo trutta unplaced genomic scaffold, fSalTru1.1, whole genome shotgun sequence, the proteins below share one genomic window:
- the LOC115185203 gene encoding serine/threonine-protein kinase PLK1-like, with protein MSEHLLKAGANISPRDGDELARLPFLGHWFRTKSAIVLHLTNGTVQINFFQDHTKLILCPLMGAVSFIDEKRDFRTYKTSLIQEFGCCKELGSRMRYARLMVAKLLSCKSSAPR; from the exons ATGTCGGAGCACCTTCTGAAGGCGGGCGCCAACATCTCTCCGCGGGACGGGGACGAGCTGGCCCGCCTGCCGTTCCTCGGACACTGGTTCAGAACCAAGTCGGCCATCGTCCTGCACCTCACCAACGGTACCGTGCAGATCAACTTCTTCCAG GACCACACCAAGCTGATCCTGTGTCCCCTGATGGGGGCCGTTTCCTTCATCGACGAGAAGCGAGACTTCAGGACGTACAAGACGTCTCTGATCCAGGAGTTTGGCTGCTGCAAAGAGCTGGGCAGCAGGATGAGATACGCCAGACTGATGGTGGCCAAGCTACTGTCCTGCAAGTCCTCCGCTCCTCGCTGA